Proteins encoded in a region of the Magallana gigas chromosome 8, xbMagGiga1.1, whole genome shotgun sequence genome:
- the LOC136269604 gene encoding ninjurin-A-like has translation MTAGNEIVPLEDIPNDQDGTDNRDGMAGTIDDNRDGMAGTIDDNRNGMDEIDIIVNPAARPTTLNMQNNSDEVDFRRFQGFDEPDAPNNNGSSKNVFTDRQNIVRGLCDASLMAANISQLRAVLDGDHGNKFFIPLLIMIGLSLFSHIVFGLLMIQRWRKERRAELEHQRDVENAAGTPVSRSSNPRGVTCLCAWCECVEWYDEVSMFCMYLLIILNVAIAGLGLTDNNK, from the exons ATGACTGCCGGCAATGAGATAGTACCATTAGAGGATATTCCCAATGACCAGGATGGCACTGACAACAGGGATGGAATGGCGGGTACAATCGATGACAACAGGGATGGAATGGCGGGTACAATCGATGACAACAGGAATGGAATGGATGAAATCGATATAATTGTCAACCCTGCTGCTAGGCCGACTACCTTGAAT ATGCAGAACAATTCGGACGAAGTAGACTTCAGACGTTTTCAAGGTTTCGAT GAACCCGATGCCCCAAACAACAACGGGtcttcaaaaaatgttttcactGACAGACAAAACATCGTTCGAGGACTCTGCGACGCATCACTGATGGCGGCAAACATCTCCCAACTACGCGCGGTATTGGACGGAGACCATGGAAACAAATTCTTCATACCTCTATTGATCATGATCGGGTTGTCGCTTTTCTCGCATATAGTGTTTGGACTTCTTATGATTCAAAGATGGCGAAAAGAAAGAAGAGCCGAATTGGAACACCAAAGGGATGTTGAAAATGCAGCGGGCACGCCGGTGTCTAGGTCAAGTAATCCACGAGGGGTCACGTGTCTTTGTGCGTGGTGTGAGTGTGTTGAGTGGTATGACGAGGTCAGCATgttttgtatgtatttgttaattattttgaacGTTGCAATCGCAGGACTAGGTTTGACAGACAACAACAAGTAA